A region from the Curtobacterium sp. MCBA15_012 genome encodes:
- a CDS encoding YifB family Mg chelatase-like AAA ATPase has product MTGIGRASAVALLGVSGRRIEVEAHLTSQLPGFSIIGLPDTSLGEARERVRAAAANAGAPLPARRITVNLTPAAIPKRGSGFDLAIAMAVLAGAGVAPDVHERIVYIGELGLDGRLRPVPGVVPMLLAARESGAERVVLPTGNLDEARFVRGVAVHGVDSLRAAAIAAGAALPSVEVDPVPSPSVTTEQLPVAELADVVGNPTGVRAVVAAAAGGHHALLLGPPGAGKTMLAERLHGILPDLDDEAALEVAAVRSVAGHGAASWTTRPPWEAPHHSASAVSLIGGGSGTVRPGAVSRATRGVLFLDEAPEFPRAVLDALRQPLESGTVTVHRAVGAAEFPARCQVLLAANPCPCGNAGQGTLPCECSPAAVRRYLGRMSGPLLDRMDIRVRVPRVTTATIRSGDGSTPTTARARADVERARAAMAERLQGTGWSRNAEVSGGWLRQPGHSEPGATAVLDRALDLGTLTMRGWDRTMRLAWTLTDLQGAERPSDVHVGQALALRSAL; this is encoded by the coding sequence GTGACCGGGATCGGGCGCGCCTCGGCCGTCGCGCTGCTCGGGGTGAGCGGTCGCCGCATCGAGGTCGAGGCCCACCTCACGAGCCAGCTGCCCGGGTTCAGCATCATCGGACTGCCGGACACGTCCCTCGGCGAGGCACGCGAACGGGTGCGGGCGGCCGCGGCGAACGCCGGGGCGCCGCTGCCGGCGCGGCGGATCACGGTGAACCTGACCCCGGCGGCGATCCCGAAGCGCGGGTCCGGGTTCGACCTGGCCATCGCGATGGCGGTGCTCGCCGGGGCCGGTGTCGCGCCGGACGTGCACGAACGGATCGTCTACATCGGCGAGCTCGGCCTCGACGGTCGGCTGCGGCCGGTCCCCGGGGTCGTGCCGATGCTGCTCGCGGCGCGGGAGTCCGGTGCCGAACGGGTCGTCCTGCCGACGGGGAACCTCGACGAGGCCCGGTTCGTGCGCGGCGTCGCGGTGCACGGCGTCGACTCGCTCCGCGCGGCCGCGATCGCGGCGGGGGCCGCGCTGCCGAGCGTCGAGGTGGATCCCGTCCCGAGCCCGAGCGTCACCACCGAGCAGCTGCCGGTCGCCGAACTGGCGGACGTCGTCGGCAACCCGACCGGCGTCCGCGCCGTGGTGGCCGCTGCCGCGGGTGGCCACCACGCGCTGCTGCTCGGACCACCGGGAGCCGGCAAGACGATGCTCGCGGAGCGCCTGCACGGGATCCTGCCGGACCTCGACGACGAGGCGGCGCTCGAGGTCGCCGCCGTCCGCTCCGTCGCCGGACACGGAGCGGCGTCGTGGACCACCCGTCCGCCGTGGGAGGCACCGCACCACTCCGCCTCGGCGGTGTCGCTCATCGGCGGGGGGAGCGGCACCGTCCGACCGGGGGCGGTGTCCCGGGCGACCCGTGGCGTGCTCTTCCTGGACGAGGCGCCGGAGTTCCCGCGGGCGGTGCTCGACGCGCTGCGGCAGCCCCTCGAGTCGGGCACGGTCACCGTGCACCGAGCGGTCGGCGCCGCGGAGTTCCCCGCGCGGTGCCAGGTGCTGCTCGCGGCGAACCCCTGCCCGTGCGGCAACGCGGGCCAGGGGACCCTGCCGTGCGAGTGCTCACCGGCGGCCGTGCGGCGCTACCTCGGGCGGATGTCCGGGCCGCTGCTCGACCGGATGGACATCCGCGTGCGGGTGCCCCGCGTGACCACGGCGACGATCCGGAGCGGGGACGGCTCGACGCCGACCACGGCCCGGGCACGCGCGGACGTCGAACGGGCGCGCGCGGCGATGGCCGAGCGGCTGCAGGGGACCGGGTGGTCGCGCAACGCCGAGGTGTCCGGAGGGTGGTTGCGGCAGCCCGGCCACTCGGAACCCGGGGCGACCGCCGTGCTCGACCGGGCGCTCGACCTCGGGACCCTGACGATGCGCGGGTGGGACCGGACGATGCGGCTCGCGTGGACGCTCACCGACCTGCAGGGCGCTGAGCGCCCGTCGGACGTGCACGTCGGCCAGGCCCTGGCGCTCCGGAGCGCCCTGTGA
- a CDS encoding YraN family protein: protein MDGSTGRRGALGATGERLAVEWMEANGFRVVDRNWRCRTGEVDVVAWHGDTLVFVEVKTRAGTSTGHPFEAITPAKTARLRKLVGRWSAAHPEVSAPAVRIDAVAVHVDGPRHGIEHVAGLL, encoded by the coding sequence ATGGACGGATCGACAGGACGCCGCGGTGCGCTCGGAGCGACGGGCGAGCGGCTCGCAGTGGAGTGGATGGAGGCGAACGGCTTCCGGGTGGTCGACCGCAACTGGCGGTGCCGCACGGGTGAGGTCGACGTGGTGGCCTGGCACGGCGACACCCTCGTCTTCGTCGAGGTGAAGACGCGGGCCGGGACGTCGACGGGGCACCCGTTCGAGGCGATCACCCCGGCGAAGACGGCGCGGCTCCGGAAGCTCGTCGGGCGCTGGTCGGCGGCGCACCCGGAGGTCTCCGCGCCGGCCGTCCGCATCGACGCCGTGGCGGTGCACGTGGACGGTCCACGGCACGGGATCGAGCACGTGGCGGGTCTGCTGTGA
- a CDS encoding Lsr2 family protein, translated as MAQKVTVQLVDDLDDSPITDGQGRTVEFSFDGSHYEIDLSDDNVDKFREAISDYVAAARKVSGRRSGGASTPKSAPKRGNSEELAKIREWAKENGYEVSSRGRISTQVQEAYAAAH; from the coding sequence ATGGCACAGAAGGTCACCGTCCAGCTCGTCGACGATCTCGACGATTCGCCCATCACCGACGGACAAGGCCGCACGGTCGAGTTCTCGTTCGACGGTTCGCACTACGAGATCGACCTCTCCGACGACAACGTCGACAAGTTCCGCGAGGCGATCTCCGACTACGTCGCGGCGGCCCGCAAGGTCTCCGGTCGTCGTTCCGGTGGCGCGTCGACGCCGAAGTCCGCTCCCAAGCGCGGCAATTCCGAGGAGCTCGCGAAGATCCGGGAATGGGCGAAGGAGAACGGGTACGAGGTGTCCAGCCGCGGTCGTATCTCGACCCAGGTGCAGGAAGCGTACGCAGCCGCGCACTAG
- a CDS encoding DUF2469 family protein: protein MDDDEFDDYDREVELALYREYRDVVSQFRYVVETERRFYLANEVDLVRRDTEHDFYFELSMSDVWVWDVYRSDRFVKSVRVLTFKDVNVEELTSRELELPKELALDE from the coding sequence ATGGATGACGACGAATTCGACGACTACGACCGTGAGGTCGAACTGGCCCTGTACCGGGAGTACCGCGACGTCGTGTCGCAGTTCCGCTACGTGGTCGAGACCGAGCGGCGTTTCTACCTGGCGAACGAGGTCGACCTCGTCCGCCGTGACACCGAGCACGACTTCTACTTCGAACTGTCGATGAGCGACGTCTGGGTGTGGGACGTCTACCGTTCCGACCGTTTCGTGAAGTCCGTCCGGGTGTTGACGTTCAAGGACGTGAACGTCGAGGAACTCACCTCGCGGGAACTCGAGCTGCCGAAGGAACTCGCGCTCGACGAGTGA
- a CDS encoding ribonuclease HII, whose translation MTAVRPSLRFEKRLLGEGRVTVLGMDEVGRGAIAGPVAVGVAAVTLDVGRVPQGLADSKLLSAARRTELVPVVRRWARTAVGMAPAEVVDRQGIVPALGQAGAAAIADLVADGLSLDGAVVVLDGSFDWLTRAVPPSLTAGRPLDVVVRVKADRDCASVAAASVVAKVERDALMTAAHADAPHYAWASNKGYGSAAHYDGIRAVGVHALHRTSWLHQASAVALDGFEELDAVGR comes from the coding sequence GTGACCGCCGTCCGGCCGTCGCTCCGGTTCGAGAAGCGGCTGCTCGGGGAAGGCCGCGTCACGGTGCTCGGCATGGACGAGGTCGGCCGCGGGGCGATCGCCGGGCCGGTCGCCGTCGGGGTCGCCGCCGTGACGCTCGACGTCGGGCGCGTCCCGCAGGGGCTCGCCGACTCGAAGCTGCTCAGCGCCGCACGTCGCACCGAGCTGGTGCCCGTCGTCCGTCGCTGGGCGCGCACGGCGGTCGGGATGGCACCGGCGGAGGTCGTGGACCGGCAGGGCATCGTGCCCGCGCTCGGACAGGCCGGTGCGGCGGCGATCGCCGACCTCGTCGCCGACGGGCTGTCCCTCGACGGAGCCGTGGTGGTGCTGGACGGGTCGTTCGACTGGCTGACGCGTGCGGTGCCGCCGTCGCTCACCGCCGGCCGGCCGCTCGACGTCGTCGTCCGGGTCAAGGCCGACCGGGACTGCGCCTCCGTCGCCGCGGCGTCCGTCGTCGCGAAGGTCGAGCGGGACGCGCTGATGACCGCCGCGCACGCGGATGCTCCGCACTACGCGTGGGCGTCGAACAAGGGCTACGGGTCGGCTGCGCACTACGACGGCATCCGTGCCGTCGGGGTGCACGCGCTGCACCGGACCAGCTGGCTCCACCAGGCGTCGGCGGTGGCGCTCGACGGGTTCGAGGAACTCGACGCGGTCGGTCGCTGA
- the lepB gene encoding signal peptidase I — MTDTTQEPGRRPRSDKKANGVLTFLRDLVIIFLAALLVSFLVKTFLIRSFYIPSASMENTLQINDRVIVNELVPDAVALKRGDVVVFKDPGGWLAGADVPSVAPTTQPAKAIDWLLTQVGLGTGDSDDHLIKRVIGLPGDKVSCCNDLGQMSVNGVPIKEPYLKLPLGETRASGTDFSVTVPKGTIWVMGDNRFDSKDSRYNGDTPSKGFVPLSDVTGRAFVISWPTSRWTWLDDYPEVFAGVEERDR; from the coding sequence ATGACGGACACGACGCAGGAACCGGGGCGCCGCCCGCGATCCGACAAGAAGGCGAACGGGGTCCTGACGTTCCTCCGTGACCTCGTCATCATCTTCCTCGCCGCGCTGCTGGTGTCGTTCCTCGTGAAGACGTTCCTGATCCGGTCGTTCTACATCCCGTCGGCGTCGATGGAGAACACGCTCCAGATCAACGACCGGGTGATCGTCAACGAGCTCGTCCCGGATGCCGTCGCACTGAAGCGCGGCGACGTCGTCGTGTTCAAGGACCCGGGTGGCTGGCTCGCCGGGGCCGACGTGCCGAGTGTCGCTCCGACGACGCAGCCCGCGAAGGCGATCGACTGGTTGCTGACCCAGGTGGGCCTCGGCACCGGCGACAGCGACGACCACCTCATCAAGCGCGTCATCGGGCTGCCCGGCGACAAGGTGTCGTGCTGCAACGACCTCGGTCAGATGTCCGTGAACGGCGTCCCGATCAAGGAGCCGTACCTGAAGCTCCCGCTCGGTGAGACGCGCGCATCCGGCACCGACTTCTCGGTCACCGTGCCGAAGGGCACCATCTGGGTCATGGGCGACAACCGCTTCGACTCGAAGGACTCCCGCTACAACGGCGACACCCCGTCGAAGGGCTTCGTGCCGTTGTCCGACGTCACCGGGCGCGCCTTCGTGATCTCCTGGCCGACGAGCCGCTGGACGTGGCTGGACGACTACCCCGAGGTCTTCGCCGGCGTGGAGGAGCGCGACCGGTGA
- the rplS gene encoding 50S ribosomal protein L19, with product MSQLLDNVDAASLRTDVPDFRAGDTVKVHVNIVEGTRSRIQVFQGVVIGRQGHGIGETFKVRKVSFQVGVERWFPVHSPIIDHIEIVTRGDVRRAKLYYLRELRGKAARRKIKEKRDA from the coding sequence ATGAGCCAGCTCCTCGACAACGTCGACGCAGCATCGCTGCGTACCGACGTCCCCGACTTCCGCGCGGGGGACACCGTCAAGGTCCACGTCAACATCGTCGAAGGCACGCGTTCGCGTATCCAGGTCTTCCAGGGCGTCGTCATCGGCCGTCAGGGTCACGGCATCGGCGAGACCTTCAAGGTCCGCAAGGTCAGCTTCCAGGTCGGCGTCGAGCGCTGGTTCCCGGTGCACTCGCCGATCATCGACCACATCGAGATCGTCACCCGCGGTGACGTCCGTCGCGCCAAGCTGTACTACCTCCGCGAGCTCCGCGGCAAGGCAGCCCGCCGCAAGATCAAGGAGAAGCGCGACGCCTGA
- the map gene encoding type I methionyl aminopeptidase — translation MIELRTPAELDGLRVAGRFVADVLDELLTTVDVGVNLLDLDRVAARMIAERGAVSCYVDYHPSFGNSPFGKNLCTSVNDAALHGLPHDRVLVDGDLVSLDFAASVDGWVADSAVTVQVGTPRDEDQRLVATVEQALAAGIDQFRPGNKLGDVSYAIGRVAKDAGFAVNTQFGGHGVGRTMHGDPHVPNDGRPGRGLKLRPGLVVAVEPWLMQGTDELVQDADGWTLRSVDGSRAAHVEHTVAVTEAGPEVLTLRRAQRDASS, via the coding sequence ATGATCGAACTCCGCACCCCCGCCGAGCTGGACGGCCTGCGCGTGGCCGGCCGGTTCGTGGCCGACGTCCTCGACGAGCTGCTCACGACCGTCGACGTCGGCGTGAACCTGCTCGACCTCGACCGCGTCGCCGCGCGGATGATCGCCGAGCGGGGCGCCGTCAGCTGCTACGTCGACTACCACCCCTCGTTCGGCAACTCGCCGTTCGGCAAGAACCTGTGCACCTCGGTGAACGACGCCGCGCTGCACGGCCTCCCGCACGACCGCGTGCTCGTGGACGGGGACCTCGTGAGCCTCGACTTCGCCGCGAGCGTCGACGGCTGGGTCGCCGACTCCGCCGTCACCGTGCAGGTCGGCACGCCGCGCGACGAGGACCAGCGGCTCGTCGCGACCGTCGAGCAGGCCCTCGCGGCCGGCATCGACCAGTTCCGGCCGGGCAACAAGCTCGGCGACGTCTCGTACGCGATCGGCCGGGTCGCGAAGGACGCTGGCTTCGCCGTGAACACGCAGTTCGGCGGCCACGGCGTCGGTCGCACGATGCACGGCGACCCGCACGTCCCGAACGACGGGCGTCCCGGTCGCGGCCTGAAGCTCCGCCCGGGCCTCGTCGTCGCGGTCGAGCCCTGGCTCATGCAGGGCACCGACGAGCTCGTGCAGGACGCCGACGGCTGGACGCTCAGGAGCGTCGACGGCTCCCGGGCCGCGCACGTCGAGCACACCGTGGCCGTCACCGAGGCCGGACCGGAGGTCCTCACCCTCCGGCGCGCTCAGCGCGACGCTTCGAGCTGA
- the trmD gene encoding tRNA (guanosine(37)-N1)-methyltransferase TrmD produces MRIDIVTIFPEFFSVLDVSLLGKARQEKLLDVHVHDLRHWTTDRHRTVDDTPYGGGAGMVMKPEPWAEALGSVLREDGSSTLVVPTPAGTPFRQPIARSLAEHEHLVFACGRYEGIDARVFEWASTRATVVELSLGDYVLNGGEVAAMAMIEAVGRLVPGVVGNPESLVEESHEDGLLEYPSYTKPAVWRDLAVPDVLLSGHHARVAAWRHEQQVERTRRVRPDLLPDA; encoded by the coding sequence GTGCGCATCGACATCGTCACGATCTTCCCGGAGTTCTTCTCCGTGCTCGACGTCTCCCTGCTCGGCAAGGCCCGCCAGGAGAAGCTGCTCGACGTGCACGTGCACGACCTGCGGCACTGGACGACCGACCGGCACCGGACCGTCGACGACACCCCGTACGGCGGCGGCGCCGGCATGGTGATGAAGCCCGAGCCCTGGGCCGAGGCCCTCGGGTCGGTCCTCCGCGAGGACGGTTCCTCCACGCTCGTGGTCCCGACGCCGGCCGGCACGCCCTTCCGGCAGCCGATCGCCCGGTCGCTCGCCGAGCACGAGCACCTCGTGTTCGCCTGCGGGCGGTACGAGGGCATCGACGCCCGGGTGTTCGAGTGGGCGTCGACGCGGGCGACCGTGGTCGAGCTCTCGCTCGGCGACTACGTCCTGAACGGCGGCGAGGTCGCGGCCATGGCCATGATCGAGGCCGTCGGTCGACTCGTCCCCGGCGTGGTCGGCAACCCGGAGTCGCTCGTCGAGGAGTCCCACGAGGACGGCCTGCTCGAGTACCCCTCGTACACGAAGCCGGCGGTCTGGCGCGACCTCGCGGTCCCGGACGTCCTGCTCAGCGGACACCACGCGCGCGTCGCCGCCTGGCGGCACGAGCAGCAGGTGGAGCGGACGCGTCGCGTCCGGCCCGACCTGCTGCCCGACGCGTAG
- the rimM gene encoding ribosome maturation factor RimM (Essential for efficient processing of 16S rRNA) — protein MGRITKAHGLKGGIKLELYTDDPDRRFTPGAVFTLQVPAESPWAGKTLTLDELRWYNGHPVAFFEGVEDRTGAETLARAILWIEQDADSDTGEDDAWYDHQLVGLRVLRDGVEVGTVARVDHLPAQDLLAIDTPDRGEVLVPFVAAIVPAVDIAAGTVTVTPPTGLFEDPEDTSRPETVS, from the coding sequence GTGGGGCGGATCACGAAGGCGCACGGGCTCAAGGGCGGCATCAAGCTCGAGCTCTACACCGACGACCCGGACCGTCGGTTCACCCCCGGAGCGGTCTTCACGCTCCAGGTCCCGGCGGAGTCCCCGTGGGCAGGCAAGACCCTCACGCTGGACGAACTCCGCTGGTACAACGGTCACCCGGTCGCCTTCTTCGAGGGTGTCGAGGACCGGACCGGTGCCGAGACGCTCGCCCGCGCGATCCTCTGGATCGAGCAGGACGCCGACTCCGACACCGGTGAGGACGACGCCTGGTACGACCACCAGCTCGTCGGACTCCGCGTGCTGCGGGACGGCGTCGAGGTCGGCACCGTCGCACGCGTCGACCACCTGCCGGCGCAGGACCTGCTGGCGATCGACACCCCCGACCGCGGCGAGGTGCTCGTGCCCTTCGTGGCCGCGATCGTCCCGGCGGTCGACATCGCCGCCGGCACCGTCACGGTGACCCCGCCCACCGGTCTGTTCGAGGACCCGGAGGACACGTCCCGTCCCGAGACGGTCTCGTAG
- a CDS encoding RNA-binding protein, whose amino-acid sequence MLESALTHLVKGIVDHPDDVRVASSTSARGEVLEVRVHPEDLGRVIGRAGRTAKALRTLVSALADGKRVRVDVVDSDS is encoded by the coding sequence TTGCTCGAATCCGCGCTGACGCACCTCGTCAAGGGGATCGTCGATCACCCGGACGACGTGCGCGTCGCCAGCTCCACCTCCGCGCGGGGCGAGGTCCTCGAGGTGCGTGTGCACCCCGAGGACCTCGGCCGCGTGATCGGTCGTGCCGGTCGCACCGCGAAGGCGCTCCGCACCCTCGTCTCGGCGCTGGCCGACGGCAAGCGGGTGCGCGTCGACGTGGTCGACTCCGATTCCTAG
- the rpsP gene encoding 30S ribosomal protein S16, translating to MAVKIRLKRLGKIRAPYYRIVVADSRTKRDGRVIEEIGQYHPTEEPSVIKIESERALYWLGVGAQPTEQVAALLKLTGDWGKFKGEGNTESTVKVAEPKQAFVADTAKKAVLKPKSEKTAPAAAPADDAAETTEA from the coding sequence GTGGCTGTCAAGATCCGTCTCAAGCGCCTCGGTAAGATCCGTGCGCCCTACTACCGCATCGTCGTCGCCGACTCGCGCACCAAGCGCGACGGTCGTGTGATCGAGGAGATCGGTCAGTACCACCCGACCGAGGAGCCCTCGGTCATCAAGATCGAGTCCGAGCGTGCGCTCTACTGGCTCGGCGTCGGCGCACAGCCGACCGAGCAGGTCGCGGCGCTCCTCAAGCTCACCGGCGACTGGGGCAAGTTCAAGGGCGAGGGCAACACCGAGTCCACCGTCAAGGTCGCCGAGCCGAAGCAGGCCTTCGTCGCGGACACCGCCAAGAAGGCCGTCCTCAAGCCGAAGTCGGAGAAGACGGCACCCGCCGCCGCTCCGGCCGACGACGCCGCCGAGACGACCGAGGCCTGA
- a CDS encoding FAD-dependent oxidoreductase, giving the protein MSTVAQPDLAVLSSPWTLGPLHLSNRVVMGSMHTGLEVRDDGGAAMAAFYRERAAGGVACIVTGGIAVSDEARGGPDFAVFGADGADERFRVAVDAVHDEGGTVLAQLFHAGRYALVQGVTDRHGRPQRAVAPSALPWAAARGVVPEELTGDEVRSTIEDFAAAARSARDIGFDGVEIMASEGYLVNQFQSPLTNHREDEWGGTPERRRRFAVEVVRAVRAAVPDLAVTIRLSGADLMPGSTTDDEVDALVRDLLPLGLDGVSVGIGWHESRTPTVQASVPHGAWVSYAERIARVVRTSDHPDVRVIASNRMTDLRDGETVLRDGLVDAVALARPFLADPDIVARSLGGRFDLVNTCIGCNQACLDRSIVGAPVSCLVNPRAARELAFPARPTRRALRVDVVGGGPAGLAAAVDAARRGHTVTLWEADASLGGQFALAAAIPGKEDYAATVRAAVAELADRGATVHLGRRAAVADLAGSDAVLLALGVVPRPLDVPGADLPHVVSYEQALREGVPAGTVAIVGGGGIGVDTAAFLVESPDEVVRAAEFAERWDVDVARDVLGDVPQRLPAADRVTRPGPEVTVLRRAGKIGQGIGITSRWVAVGRLRDAGVHLVAGVRAYLRIEPGTLWILDEAGVERAVPADHVVVCAGQERAPGAEETGPDGLVANLRAAGVPVAVVGGARDASGVDAVRATSEALEAVRRLAP; this is encoded by the coding sequence ATGAGCACCGTCGCCCAGCCGGACCTCGCGGTCCTGTCGTCGCCCTGGACCCTCGGCCCCCTGCACCTGTCGAACCGCGTCGTGATGGGGTCGATGCACACCGGACTCGAGGTGCGGGACGACGGCGGAGCAGCGATGGCGGCCTTCTACCGGGAGCGCGCGGCAGGCGGGGTCGCGTGCATCGTGACCGGGGGCATCGCGGTGAGCGACGAGGCCCGCGGCGGCCCCGACTTCGCGGTGTTCGGGGCGGACGGCGCCGACGAGCGCTTCCGGGTCGCCGTCGACGCCGTGCACGACGAGGGCGGCACCGTGCTCGCGCAGCTGTTCCACGCGGGTCGGTACGCGCTCGTGCAGGGCGTGACCGACCGGCACGGCCGACCCCAGCGGGCGGTCGCGCCGTCCGCCCTGCCGTGGGCCGCCGCGCGCGGGGTCGTCCCCGAGGAGCTCACCGGGGACGAGGTCCGGTCGACGATCGAGGACTTCGCCGCCGCCGCTCGGTCCGCCCGGGACATCGGCTTCGACGGCGTCGAGATCATGGCGTCCGAGGGCTACCTCGTGAACCAGTTCCAGTCGCCGCTGACGAACCACCGCGAGGACGAGTGGGGCGGCACCCCGGAACGCCGTCGGCGCTTCGCGGTCGAGGTCGTCCGTGCCGTCCGGGCCGCGGTGCCCGACCTCGCGGTGACGATCCGGCTCTCCGGCGCGGACCTCATGCCCGGGTCGACGACCGACGACGAGGTCGACGCGCTCGTCCGGGACCTGCTGCCGCTCGGGCTCGACGGCGTCTCGGTGGGCATCGGCTGGCACGAGTCCCGCACGCCCACCGTGCAGGCCTCGGTGCCGCACGGGGCCTGGGTGTCCTACGCGGAGCGCATCGCCCGCGTCGTCCGGACCTCCGACCACCCGGACGTCCGCGTGATCGCGTCGAACCGGATGACCGACCTCCGCGACGGCGAGACGGTGCTCCGCGACGGCCTCGTCGACGCGGTTGCCCTCGCCCGCCCGTTCCTCGCCGACCCGGACATCGTCGCGCGGTCGCTCGGCGGCAGGTTCGACCTCGTGAACACCTGCATCGGCTGCAACCAGGCCTGCCTCGACCGGTCGATCGTCGGTGCCCCGGTGTCCTGCCTGGTCAACCCGCGCGCCGCGCGCGAGCTCGCGTTCCCGGCCCGACCCACGCGTCGGGCGCTGCGGGTCGACGTCGTCGGCGGGGGACCGGCCGGCCTGGCCGCCGCGGTCGACGCCGCACGACGCGGCCACACCGTGACGCTGTGGGAGGCCGACGCGTCGCTCGGCGGCCAGTTCGCCCTCGCCGCCGCGATCCCCGGCAAGGAGGACTACGCGGCGACCGTGCGGGCGGCCGTCGCCGAACTCGCGGACCGCGGTGCCACGGTGCACCTCGGGCGTCGCGCCGCCGTCGCCGACCTGGCCGGGAGCGACGCGGTGCTGCTGGCCCTCGGCGTCGTCCCGCGACCGCTCGACGTGCCGGGCGCGGACCTGCCGCACGTCGTCTCCTACGAGCAGGCCCTCCGCGAGGGCGTGCCGGCGGGGACCGTCGCGATCGTCGGCGGCGGCGGGATCGGCGTGGACACGGCGGCGTTCCTCGTCGAGTCGCCCGACGAGGTCGTCCGCGCCGCGGAGTTCGCCGAGCGCTGGGACGTCGACGTCGCCCGGGACGTCCTCGGCGACGTACCGCAGCGGCTGCCCGCGGCCGACCGGGTCACGCGGCCCGGCCCCGAGGTCACCGTGCTCCGGCGCGCCGGCAAGATCGGCCAGGGGATCGGCATCACCTCCCGCTGGGTGGCCGTCGGGCGCCTGCGGGACGCGGGTGTGCACCTCGTCGCCGGGGTCCGCGCGTACCTGCGGATCGAACCGGGCACGCTGTGGATCCTCGACGAGGCGGGCGTCGAGCGCGCCGTCCCGGCCGACCACGTCGTGGTGTGCGCCGGACAGGAACGCGCCCCCGGGGCGGAGGAGACCGGACCCGACGGGCTGGTGGCGAACCTCCGGGCTGCCGGCGTGCCGGTCGCCGTCGTCGGCGGGGCCCGCGACGCCAGCGGGGTCGACGCGGTCCGGGCGACGAGCGAGGCGCTCGAGGCGGTCCGGCGGCTCGCGCCCTGA
- a CDS encoding glutamate--cysteine ligase, whose amino-acid sequence MDIRFTESRPSTIGVEWELPLVDRDTGDLAPRAPAVIAAVQERLGDHDRVTEELLTNTVEVVTGVHETVGGATSELAGIIGEVVDAAEPLDAQVMCSGTHPFAVWDQQEITADSEHYTTLIDRTRWWGRQMLIWGVHVHVGIDDRDKAVPIMNAMLAYVPHLQAFTASSPFWGGTDTGYASNRALMFQQLPTGGLPPSIEEWSGFETVVDDLTKTGVIDGFKDLRWDIRPSPGWGTLENRVSDGISTLHEVGAVTAFVQCLVTALSDRLDRGETLPSMQPWFIRENKWRAARYGMDAEIITNAAGDERLVTDEVHDLVQRLDPIAERLGCQQELHHLDTMIADGASYQRQLQVAQEHGGDLRAVVRHLVTELRDSL is encoded by the coding sequence ATGGACATCCGTTTCACCGAGTCCCGCCCGTCGACCATCGGCGTCGAGTGGGAGCTCCCGCTGGTCGACCGGGACACCGGCGACCTCGCTCCCCGGGCACCCGCCGTGATCGCCGCGGTGCAGGAGCGCCTCGGGGACCACGACCGGGTGACCGAGGAACTCCTCACCAACACCGTCGAGGTCGTCACGGGTGTCCACGAGACCGTCGGGGGTGCCACGAGCGAGCTCGCGGGCATCATCGGCGAGGTCGTCGACGCCGCGGAGCCGCTCGACGCGCAGGTGATGTGCTCCGGCACGCACCCCTTCGCGGTCTGGGACCAGCAGGAGATCACGGCTGACAGCGAGCACTACACGACGCTCATCGACCGGACCCGCTGGTGGGGTCGCCAGATGCTCATCTGGGGTGTCCACGTGCACGTCGGCATCGACGACCGCGACAAGGCCGTGCCGATCATGAACGCGATGCTCGCCTACGTCCCGCACCTGCAGGCGTTCACCGCGTCGAGCCCGTTCTGGGGCGGGACCGACACCGGGTACGCCTCGAACCGTGCGCTCATGTTCCAGCAGCTGCCGACCGGTGGCCTGCCGCCGTCGATCGAGGAGTGGTCGGGCTTCGAGACCGTGGTCGACGACCTGACGAAGACCGGCGTGATCGACGGGTTCAAGGACCTGCGATGGGACATCCGGCCCTCGCCGGGCTGGGGCACGCTCGAGAACCGCGTCTCCGACGGCATCTCGACCCTGCACGAGGTCGGTGCGGTGACCGCGTTCGTGCAGTGCCTCGTCACGGCCCTGTCCGACCGGCTCGATCGCGGCGAGACCCTGCCGTCGATGCAGCCGTGGTTCATCCGCGAGAACAAGTGGCGCGCCGCCCGCTACGGCATGGACGCCGAGATCATCACGAACGCGGCGGGCGACGAACGCCTCGTCACCGACGAGGTGCACGACCTCGTGCAGCGCCTCGACCCGATCGCCGAACGGCTCGGCTGCCAGCAGGAGCTGCACCACCTCGACACGATGATCGCGGATGGCGCCTCGTACCAGCGGCAGCTCCAGGTCGCGCAGGAGCACGGCGGCGACCTGCGCGCGGTCGTCCGCCACCTGGTCACCGAGCTGCGCGACTCGCTCTAG